One genomic window of alpha proteobacterium U9-1i includes the following:
- a CDS encoding alpha-methylacyl-CoA racemase, whose translation MGVGRRQGPLLGLKVVEFGGIGPGPFCGMLLSDLGADVIRIDRKGAADPNPTDVLERGRRSVAFDLKRPEAVEACLRLIENADALFEGFRPGVMERLGLGPDVALKRNPKLVYGRMTGWGQTGPLAHAAGHDMNYIAITGALHAVGMPEKPMAPLALAGDLGGGGLYLALGLLAAIIHARQTGQGQVVDAAIVDGAASLMGAFYGSLAGGRWKDERGVNVLDGAAPFYDTYQCSDGKWISIAPLEPHFYTLLLDKAEINSTDLPDQYSRADWPAMKQTFAAIFAQRTREEWCALLEGADVCFAPVLSMTEAPTYPPNVARGVFVAANGFTQPAPAPRFSLTPGAIQGPPVARGAHTEDALREWGFAAEEINALRAHGAA comes from the coding sequence GTGGGCGTTGGCCGCCGTCAGGGACCGCTATTGGGGCTGAAAGTCGTCGAGTTCGGCGGCATAGGTCCTGGGCCGTTCTGCGGCATGCTGCTCTCTGATCTTGGCGCTGATGTTATTCGCATCGACCGCAAAGGCGCCGCCGATCCCAATCCCACAGACGTGCTTGAACGCGGTCGTCGCTCCGTAGCCTTCGACTTGAAAAGGCCGGAAGCTGTCGAAGCGTGTTTGAGGCTGATTGAAAACGCCGATGCACTGTTTGAAGGTTTTCGTCCTGGCGTGATGGAGCGTTTGGGCCTTGGGCCGGATGTCGCGCTAAAGCGCAATCCGAAACTCGTTTACGGCCGCATGACCGGTTGGGGCCAAACAGGGCCGCTCGCGCACGCGGCGGGTCACGACATGAACTACATCGCCATCACCGGCGCGTTGCATGCTGTTGGCATGCCGGAGAAGCCAATGGCGCCGCTCGCGCTTGCTGGCGATCTCGGTGGCGGCGGACTCTACCTCGCTCTTGGTTTGCTCGCGGCGATCATTCACGCCCGCCAAACCGGGCAGGGCCAAGTGGTCGACGCCGCCATCGTCGATGGCGCGGCGTCCTTGATGGGTGCGTTCTACGGGAGCCTTGCCGGCGGCCGCTGGAAAGACGAACGCGGGGTCAATGTGCTCGACGGCGCAGCGCCGTTTTATGACACCTACCAATGCAGCGACGGAAAATGGATATCCATCGCTCCGCTCGAACCGCATTTCTACACGCTGCTGCTCGACAAAGCGGAGATCAACTCCACTGATCTGCCGGATCAATATTCGCGCGCCGACTGGCCGGCCATGAAGCAGACATTCGCCGCCATCTTTGCACAGCGGACTCGCGAGGAATGGTGCGCGCTGCTTGAAGGCGCCGATGTTTGCTTTGCGCCGGTTCTTAGTATGACCGAAGCGCCAACTTATCCGCCCAATGTCGCACGTGGTGTCTTCGTCGCCGCCAACGGCTTTACACAGCCCGCGCCAGCGCCGCGATTCTCGCTGACGCCGGGCGCTATCCAGGGGCCGCCAGTCGCGCGCGGCGCCCACACTGAAGACGCTCTTCGTGAGTGGGGCTTCGCCGCCGAAGAAATCAACGCGTTGCGCGCGCACGGCGCAGCGTAA
- a CDS encoding enoyl-CoA hydratase: MADAATTTTPQWIEYETRGAVAWIWLNRPDSNNSQNYRLLNQLDEAFKRATSDEDIAVIVLGGRGKHFSAGHDIGTAEKDGHMERDRVLLWDNHLAKNGAERQYVLEHDAYLGLCRRWAEMPKPTIAMVQGGCIAGGLMLAMICDMIVASDDAFFQDPVSRMGMPGVEYCAHMWELPTRIAREFMYLGLRMPAQRAYDLGVINRVVPRADLEAKTAEIADEIATRPRFGIRLTKQAQNYIENVQGKRTAMDGVFHMHHLAHAHNQLTTGNLVAGMGAKEMAKANKKAAGES, from the coding sequence ATGGCCGACGCCGCGACGACCACCACGCCCCAATGGATTGAGTACGAAACGCGCGGCGCGGTGGCCTGGATTTGGCTGAACCGCCCGGACTCGAACAATTCTCAGAATTATCGGCTGCTCAATCAGCTCGATGAAGCTTTCAAGCGCGCCACCAGCGACGAGGACATCGCCGTCATCGTGCTGGGCGGGCGCGGAAAACATTTCTCAGCCGGCCACGACATCGGCACCGCCGAGAAAGACGGCCACATGGAGCGCGATCGCGTTCTGTTGTGGGACAATCACCTCGCGAAGAACGGCGCGGAGCGTCAATACGTTCTCGAGCACGACGCTTACCTCGGTCTGTGCCGCCGTTGGGCGGAAATGCCCAAGCCGACCATCGCGATGGTGCAGGGCGGTTGCATCGCCGGCGGCCTGATGCTGGCGATGATCTGCGACATGATCGTCGCGTCCGACGATGCGTTCTTCCAGGATCCGGTTTCGCGCATGGGCATGCCGGGCGTCGAGTATTGCGCGCATATGTGGGAGCTTCCGACGCGCATCGCCCGCGAGTTCATGTATCTGGGGCTGCGCATGCCGGCGCAGCGCGCGTACGATCTTGGCGTTATCAATCGCGTCGTGCCGCGCGCTGATCTCGAGGCGAAGACCGCCGAGATCGCTGACGAAATCGCCACGCGTCCGCGCTTCGGCATCCGCCTCACCAAGCAAGCGCAGAACTACATCGAAAACGTGCAGGGCAAGCGCACCGCCATGGATGGCGTGTTCCACATGCACCATCTCGCGCACGCGCATAACCAGCTCACCACCGGCAATCTCGTTGCCGGTATGGGCGCCAAGGAAATGGCGAAAGCCAACAAAAAAGCCGCTGGCGAAAGCTAA
- a CDS encoding L-carnitine dehydratase/bile acid-inducible protein F: protein MTRQARALEGVKVLDLSRVLAGPWCTQILADFGADVLKIEEPKGGDDTRTWGPPNLEPEIGETGPGRSAYYLSCNRNKRSIAVNIATPEGAALIRKLAEKADIVVENFKLGGLTRYGLDYERLKAVNPRLIYCSITGFGQDGPYADRPGYDFVAQAMGGMLSITGEPDGQPMKPGVAIADVSTGMYATVSILMALRHAERTGQGQYIDCSLLDTQISMLANQALNYLVSGVPPKRMGNFHPTVVPYGVFNTSTGPLVIAVGNDRQFVLLCKVLGVPELATDPRYSTNSNRVINRTQLEAKLNEILKAFTMDDLKDKLPANGVPGGPVNNLEQIFNDPFIEARGVVHHFDRTDGVKVPSVAYPGKLSETPARFESPPPLLGEHTLEGLADWLGLESAELADLEGAGAILQRSAR, encoded by the coding sequence GTGACACGCCAGGCCCGCGCGCTTGAAGGGGTGAAGGTATTGGATCTGTCGCGCGTGCTCGCCGGCCCTTGGTGCACGCAAATCCTCGCCGACTTTGGCGCAGACGTGCTGAAGATCGAAGAACCGAAGGGCGGAGACGACACCCGCACCTGGGGGCCGCCCAACCTCGAGCCCGAAATTGGCGAAACCGGCCCTGGCCGCAGCGCCTATTACCTTTCCTGCAATCGAAACAAGCGATCGATCGCCGTCAACATCGCCACGCCGGAAGGCGCCGCGCTCATCCGCAAGCTGGCTGAGAAAGCCGATATCGTGGTCGAGAATTTCAAGCTCGGCGGCCTCACGCGCTACGGGCTCGACTATGAAAGGCTGAAGGCCGTCAATCCGCGCCTCATTTATTGCTCGATCACCGGCTTCGGTCAGGACGGGCCGTATGCGGATCGTCCGGGCTACGATTTCGTCGCCCAAGCCATGGGCGGCATGCTCTCAATCACTGGCGAACCCGACGGCCAGCCTATGAAGCCTGGCGTCGCCATCGCCGATGTTTCCACGGGCATGTACGCAACCGTGAGCATCCTCATGGCGCTGCGCCACGCCGAACGCACGGGGCAGGGGCAGTACATCGATTGCTCGCTGCTCGACACGCAGATTTCCATGCTCGCCAATCAAGCGCTGAACTATCTGGTCAGCGGCGTTCCTCCCAAGCGAATGGGCAATTTCCACCCCACAGTCGTGCCGTATGGCGTCTTCAACACGAGCACTGGCCCGCTTGTGATCGCGGTCGGTAACGATCGCCAATTCGTCTTGCTCTGCAAAGTGCTTGGCGTTCCCGAACTCGCGACCGATCCGCGCTATTCCACCAATTCCAACCGGGTGATCAATCGCACGCAGCTCGAGGCCAAGCTCAACGAAATCCTGAAAGCGTTCACAATGGACGACCTGAAGGACAAGCTTCCGGCTAATGGCGTGCCTGGCGGGCCGGTGAACAACCTTGAGCAGATTTTCAACGACCCCTTCATTGAGGCGCGTGGGGTTGTCCATCATTTTGACAGGACCGATGGCGTCAAAGTTCCGTCCGTGGCCTATCCCGGCAAGCTCAGCGAAACGCCGGCGCGCTTTGAAAGCCCGCCGCCGCTGTTGGGTGAACACACGCTCGAAGGTTTGGCCGACTGGCTCGGGCTTGAAAGCGCCGAGCTTGCCGATCTCGAAGGGGCCGGCGCCATCCTGCAGAGGTCGGCGCGCTGA
- a CDS encoding lactyl (2) diphospho-(5')guanosine:7,8-didemethyl-8-hydroxy-5-deazariboflavin 2-phospho-L-lactate transferase — translation MKVVVLTGGVGGAKLVRGLTQIMPPPDITAVVNTGDDFRHLGLCVSPDIDTLLYTLSDKANKAQGWGREGESWTFMAALKELRGEDWFLLGDGDLALHVLRSARLAKNEPLSSIIADFARSWGVGANVLPMSDDPIATWLDTDEGALEFQRYFVERRCAPKVSRIEFRGAVVARAAPGVLDAIANAEAILIAPSNPYLSVDPILAVREIADALREAKAPIVAVSPLIGGKAVKGPTAKLMDELKVPTANSAIAAHYGDLLDGLLVHEGDDAPSGLATARTNTLMTTLEDRARVARSALDLARTLR, via the coding sequence ATGAAGGTCGTCGTACTCACAGGCGGCGTGGGCGGCGCCAAGCTCGTGCGCGGCCTCACGCAAATCATGCCGCCGCCCGATATAACCGCTGTCGTCAACACCGGTGACGATTTTCGTCACTTGGGCCTCTGCGTTTCGCCGGACATAGATACGCTATTGTACACGCTCTCGGACAAGGCGAACAAAGCCCAGGGTTGGGGCCGCGAGGGTGAAAGCTGGACCTTCATGGCCGCGCTCAAGGAATTGCGCGGCGAGGACTGGTTCCTGCTTGGCGACGGCGATCTCGCGCTCCACGTTCTGCGCAGCGCGCGGCTCGCGAAAAATGAGCCGTTATCCAGCATTATAGCCGATTTCGCGCGATCGTGGGGTGTTGGCGCGAACGTTCTGCCGATGAGCGATGATCCGATCGCCACCTGGCTCGATACGGACGAAGGCGCGCTGGAGTTTCAGCGCTATTTCGTGGAGCGCCGCTGCGCTCCGAAAGTTTCGCGGATCGAATTCCGGGGCGCCGTCGTGGCGCGGGCGGCGCCGGGTGTCCTCGACGCCATTGCCAATGCCGAAGCGATCCTCATCGCACCATCGAACCCCTATCTCTCTGTTGATCCGATCCTCGCGGTTCGCGAAATCGCCGATGCCTTGCGAGAGGCTAAGGCGCCGATCGTCGCCGTGTCGCCACTCATTGGCGGCAAGGCGGTCAAAGGCCCCACGGCGAAGCTGATGGATGAACTCAAGGTTCCAACCGCCAATTCCGCAATCGCCGCGCATTATGGCGATCTCCTTGACGGCCTGCTTGTCCACGAGGGCGACGACGCGCCGAGCGGCCTCGCCACGGCCCGAACCAACACCTTGATGACAACACTTGAAGATCGCGCTCGCGTCGCCCGATCCGCCCTTGACCTTGCACGCACACTCAGATGA
- a CDS encoding coenzyme F420-0:L-glutamate ligase, translating to MIEIHPLEGIGEISPGDDLAAILGDALAVHAPRAGDVLAVTQKIVSKAENRFVQLSDIAPGARALELAEKTGKDARLVELALRESNDVLRAVRGVLITRHKLGLVMANAGIDRSNVGAGRDDTVLLLPEDPDASAAGLASHLATRFGVSPAILITDSFGRPWRQGVVNVGIGAWGLPSLDDRRGEADRQGRKLEVTQIAYADLIASAAGLAMGEAAEGVPAALVRGLDLKGAANPATSLVRVLDEDLFR from the coding sequence ATGATCGAAATCCACCCCCTTGAAGGCATTGGCGAAATTTCGCCGGGCGACGACCTCGCCGCGATCCTCGGCGATGCGCTCGCCGTCCACGCGCCCCGCGCCGGGGACGTGCTGGCGGTGACGCAAAAGATCGTGTCCAAGGCCGAGAACCGCTTCGTCCAACTATCCGACATCGCGCCCGGTGCCCGCGCGCTGGAGCTCGCTGAGAAAACTGGCAAAGACGCGCGCCTCGTCGAACTCGCGCTGCGCGAGTCCAACGACGTACTGCGCGCCGTGCGCGGCGTCCTCATTACGCGCCACAAACTCGGGCTGGTTATGGCCAATGCGGGAATCGATCGCTCGAATGTCGGCGCCGGTCGTGACGATACAGTGTTGCTGTTGCCGGAGGATCCCGATGCCTCCGCCGCTGGCCTGGCGTCGCATCTCGCCACACGCTTCGGCGTCTCACCCGCCATCCTCATCACCGACAGCTTCGGCCGCCCGTGGCGCCAAGGCGTCGTGAATGTCGGCATCGGCGCATGGGGCTTGCCCTCGCTCGACGATCGTCGCGGCGAAGCCGACCGCCAGGGCCGCAAGCTTGAGGTGACGCAAATCGCCTATGCCGATCTCATCGCTTCCGCCGCCGGCCTCGCGATGGGGGAGGCCGCCGAAGGCGTGCCGGCTGCGCTCGTGCGTGGGCTCGACCTCAAGGGCGCGGCCAATCCCGCGACGTCGCTCGTGCGTGTGCTGGACGAGGATTTGTTCCGATGA
- a CDS encoding alpha-methylacyl-CoA racemase: MFDLLKGVRVLEFGILLNGDHLGMLMSDLGAEVIKVEEPGSGDYLRDMLGQITPHHSPAHLQVNKNKKSVTINVRTEAGRHAFFELLKTVDIFADGLRGGACEAMGIGYEAQRAVKPDIIYMANTGFGMTGPYSRLGAHGYSMLAIVGGLPAAKDENGFVDRAQSKDVLGGVKGGAGAPFAVMAGLAALLRRQRTGQGAFIDVAASDANLAASWSAAVTNLNYDRIVDLTGLSPRGEPNDGWPAGSVLYALYEAKDGRNIMFCAIEPKFWYNFCDVVERPDLRDKIRTDIPVDYGIDKQWLRPVLADIIRSKTSSEWMELALTKNVPLAVANTLDQTPDDPHNKARGMIYEGSHPGAGPFTYLRYPAIIDGQRSNVEIPAPALGEHTDEVLASIGLSKAEIAAAQEITRAKKK, from the coding sequence ATGTTCGATCTGCTGAAAGGCGTGCGAGTGCTGGAGTTCGGCATTCTGCTGAACGGCGATCATCTCGGCATGCTGATGAGCGATCTGGGCGCCGAAGTGATCAAGGTCGAAGAGCCGGGCTCAGGCGACTATCTGCGCGATATGCTTGGGCAGATCACGCCGCACCACAGCCCGGCGCATCTTCAGGTGAACAAGAACAAGAAGAGCGTAACGATCAATGTACGCACCGAAGCCGGGCGACATGCCTTCTTCGAACTGCTGAAGACGGTCGACATTTTCGCCGACGGCCTGCGCGGCGGCGCGTGCGAAGCGATGGGCATCGGCTACGAAGCACAACGCGCCGTGAAGCCGGACATCATCTACATGGCCAATACGGGTTTTGGCATGACCGGCCCTTATTCGCGGCTCGGCGCGCATGGCTATTCGATGTTGGCGATCGTCGGCGGCCTGCCGGCGGCCAAGGACGAGAATGGCTTTGTCGATCGCGCGCAGAGCAAGGATGTGCTCGGTGGCGTGAAGGGTGGCGCGGGCGCACCGTTTGCGGTGATGGCCGGGCTTGCGGCGTTGCTGCGCCGACAGCGCACGGGGCAAGGCGCATTCATCGACGTCGCCGCTTCGGACGCGAACCTTGCTGCTTCTTGGTCTGCCGCCGTGACGAACCTCAACTACGACAGGATTGTTGACCTCACCGGCCTTTCGCCGCGCGGCGAGCCGAACGATGGCTGGCCGGCCGGCTCGGTTCTGTATGCGCTCTACGAGGCGAAAGACGGGCGCAACATCATGTTCTGCGCCATCGAGCCAAAGTTTTGGTACAATTTCTGCGACGTCGTCGAGCGCCCCGATCTCCGCGACAAGATTCGCACCGACATTCCCGTGGATTACGGCATCGACAAGCAATGGCTACGGCCGGTGTTAGCCGACATTATCAGGTCGAAGACGTCATCTGAATGGATGGAGTTGGCGCTCACGAAGAACGTGCCGCTGGCTGTCGCCAACACGCTCGATCAAACGCCGGACGATCCGCACAACAAGGCGCGCGGCATGATCTATGAGGGCTCACACCCAGGCGCGGGACCATTCACCTACCTGCGTTATCCGGCGATCATCGACGGCCAACGCAGCAACGTGGAGATCCCCGCACCTGCGCTTGGCGAACACACGGACGAGGTGCTCGCCAGTATCGGATTGAGCAAAGCCGAAATCGCCGCCGCGCAGGAAATCACGCGCGCCAAGAAAAAGTGA
- a CDS encoding acetyl-CoA acetyltransferase, protein MRRAAIVSPLRTAVGKFQGSLAGMQAGDLGAVIIRALVERTKIDAERIDDVVFAQGYGNGEAPCIARWSALAADLPISVPGYQLDRRCGSGLQAIIDAAMMVQTGAADVVLAGGVESMSNVEYYSTDMRSGARSGSSTMHDRLTRGRVMSQPISRFGVISGMIETAENLAKDYSISREACDEYAVMSHKRATNAWAEGKFNDELVPVPVPQRKGDPVLFAKDEGFRPDATMQSLGALKALEKGGVVTAGNASQQNDAAAACFVVGEDKLKELNLEPIAYFHSWAAAGCEPSRMGIGPAPAVERLFKRTGLGWKDIDLVELNEAFAPQVLAVLRAWNWDDRDKLNVNGSGISLGHPIGATGGRILANLTRELVRRNGRYGLETMCIGGGQGLAAVFERAS, encoded by the coding sequence ATGCGCAGAGCAGCCATCGTTAGCCCCCTCCGGACCGCCGTCGGCAAGTTTCAAGGTTCGCTCGCGGGCATGCAGGCTGGCGATCTCGGCGCGGTGATCATCCGCGCTCTGGTCGAGCGCACCAAGATCGACGCTGAGCGTATCGATGACGTCGTGTTTGCGCAGGGCTACGGCAATGGCGAAGCGCCCTGCATCGCGCGTTGGTCGGCGCTCGCCGCTGACCTCCCCATTTCGGTTCCCGGCTATCAGCTCGATCGGCGCTGCGGTAGCGGCCTGCAGGCGATCATCGACGCCGCCATGATGGTGCAAACCGGCGCGGCGGACGTCGTGCTCGCGGGCGGCGTCGAGAGCATGAGCAATGTTGAATACTACTCGACGGACATGCGCTCGGGCGCGCGTTCGGGGTCTTCAACTATGCATGACCGCCTGACTCGGGGACGCGTGATGTCGCAGCCAATTTCGAGGTTCGGCGTGATCAGCGGCATGATCGAAACGGCGGAAAACCTCGCCAAGGATTACAGCATCTCGCGCGAAGCCTGCGATGAATACGCTGTGATGAGCCACAAGCGCGCCACCAATGCTTGGGCTGAAGGCAAGTTCAACGATGAACTCGTGCCGGTGCCGGTGCCGCAGCGCAAAGGCGATCCGGTGCTGTTCGCAAAGGACGAAGGCTTCCGTCCGGACGCGACGATGCAATCGCTCGGCGCACTGAAAGCGCTGGAGAAGGGAGGCGTCGTCACTGCGGGCAACGCCAGTCAGCAGAACGACGCTGCCGCAGCCTGCTTCGTCGTCGGCGAAGACAAGCTGAAAGAGCTGAACCTCGAGCCTATCGCTTATTTCCATTCTTGGGCCGCGGCTGGTTGCGAGCCGTCGCGGATGGGCATCGGCCCCGCGCCCGCGGTAGAGCGCTTATTCAAGCGCACCGGCCTCGGCTGGAAGGACATCGACTTGGTTGAACTCAACGAAGCCTTCGCGCCGCAAGTGCTCGCCGTGCTCAGGGCTTGGAACTGGGACGACCGCGACAAGCTCAACGTCAATGGCTCCGGCATTTCTCTCGGTCACCCAATCGGCGCCACCGGTGGGCGCATTCTCGCTAACCTCACGCGCGAACTGGTGCGTCGCAATGGCCGCTACGGTCTGGAGACGATGTGCATAGGCGGCGGGCAGGGCCTCGCAGCGGTGTTTGAGCGCGCGAGCTAA
- a CDS encoding butyryl-CoA dehydrogenase: MDQDTFEMLRTTVRRFVDQRLIPAEDRIEADDAVPAEIIDEMRELGLFGLSIPEEYDGLGLTMSEEAAIIRELTRASVVFRSVIGTTVGIGSQGIVMDGTEAQKREWLPKFATGEAISSFGLTEPEAGSDAASLRTTATLDGDHYVINGTKRYITNAPRASVFTLMARTEPGVKGAKGISSFIVPANTPGISFGKPDKKMGQRGAVTTDVILENCRVPASAIIGGEPGRGFTTAMKVLDRGRIHIAAVALGMCDRLIDMSLRYAMERKQFGQVISSFQLVQAMLADSKTDALATEALLNSVAAKFDRGEPVSLDAAALKYFASEAVGRVADRAVQIHGGAGYMAEYKVERFYRDVRLLRIYEGTSQIQQIIIAREMMRGAS, translated from the coding sequence ATGGATCAAGACACATTTGAAATGCTGCGCACAACGGTGCGCCGCTTCGTTGATCAGCGCCTCATCCCGGCTGAAGACCGCATCGAGGCCGATGATGCCGTGCCCGCCGAGATCATCGACGAAATGCGAGAGCTTGGTCTGTTTGGTCTCTCCATCCCGGAAGAATATGACGGCCTCGGCCTCACGATGTCCGAAGAAGCGGCCATCATTCGCGAACTCACGCGCGCTTCAGTGGTGTTTCGCTCCGTCATCGGCACCACGGTTGGCATCGGCTCCCAAGGCATCGTGATGGACGGCACAGAAGCGCAGAAGCGCGAGTGGTTGCCAAAGTTCGCGACGGGGGAGGCTATCTCGTCATTCGGTCTCACAGAACCGGAGGCGGGCTCCGACGCCGCCTCATTGCGCACGACAGCGACGCTCGACGGCGATCACTATGTGATCAACGGCACCAAGCGCTACATCACCAACGCGCCGCGCGCGAGCGTGTTCACGCTCATGGCGCGCACCGAACCTGGCGTGAAAGGCGCGAAAGGCATCTCCTCCTTCATCGTGCCGGCGAACACGCCCGGCATCAGCTTCGGGAAGCCTGATAAAAAAATGGGCCAGAGGGGCGCCGTCACCACCGACGTAATCCTCGAAAACTGCCGTGTACCGGCAAGCGCCATCATCGGCGGCGAGCCAGGTCGCGGCTTCACAACCGCCATGAAAGTGCTCGATCGCGGCCGCATCCACATCGCCGCGGTTGCGCTCGGCATGTGTGACCGCCTGATCGACATGAGTCTGCGTTATGCGATGGAACGCAAACAATTCGGGCAAGTCATTTCGAGCTTCCAGCTGGTTCAGGCCATGCTCGCCGACAGCAAAACCGACGCGCTCGCCACGGAGGCGTTGCTGAATTCGGTGGCGGCGAAGTTCGATCGCGGCGAGCCCGTCAGCCTTGACGCTGCCGCGCTCAAATATTTTGCCAGCGAAGCGGTGGGGCGCGTCGCTGATCGCGCCGTACAAATTCACGGCGGGGCCGGCTACATGGCTGAATACAAGGTTGAGAGATTCTACCGTGACGTTCGCTTGCTGCGGATTTATGAGGGCACATCTCAGATTCAGCAGATCATTATCGCCCGCGAGATGATGCGCGGCGCCAGCTAA
- a CDS encoding mesaconyl-CoA C1-C4 CoA transferase produces MYDLLKGLRVVEGAAFIAGPSCGLHFAQMGAEVIRFDNIGGGPDFRRWPLAPGSGASLYWEGLNKGKKSVALDLSSAKGRELAVAIATAPGENAGLFVTNYPVRGFLSYDNLKSRRDDIISVRIMGWADGAPAVDYTVNAASGLPFATGFPDDDRPTNHVLPAWDLIGGAYAAFALMAALSARRESGQGCEIRVPLSDLVASNLSHVGAVAEVMVADDDRPRMGSDLYGAFGRDFTTADGERVMLVAISSRQWIGALRALELGDAVAVLERELGVSFARDEGLRFRHRERLFALFEAVIAKGTLSDLGPAFDAAGVTWSKYQTLHQAVFSDARLFTANPIFQSIEHPSGLRYPASGPAGAVQGAARGAVAPAPKLGQHTDEILAEVLGLTAEAIGKLRDDGVAA; encoded by the coding sequence ATGTACGATCTGCTCAAGGGTCTGCGTGTTGTGGAAGGCGCCGCGTTTATCGCCGGCCCATCGTGCGGTTTACATTTTGCGCAAATGGGCGCGGAGGTGATCCGCTTCGACAATATAGGCGGCGGGCCGGACTTCCGCAGATGGCCGCTCGCCCCGGGCAGCGGCGCCAGCCTTTACTGGGAGGGACTCAACAAGGGCAAGAAGTCCGTCGCACTTGATCTTAGCTCGGCGAAGGGCCGCGAGCTGGCCGTCGCGATCGCAACGGCGCCCGGCGAGAATGCAGGGTTGTTCGTGACGAATTATCCGGTCAGAGGCTTCCTGTCCTACGACAACCTCAAGTCCCGCCGCGATGACATCATCAGCGTCCGCATTATGGGCTGGGCCGATGGCGCGCCTGCGGTGGATTATACCGTCAACGCGGCGTCCGGCTTGCCCTTCGCGACCGGCTTTCCCGACGATGATCGCCCCACCAATCACGTTCTTCCCGCGTGGGATCTCATTGGCGGCGCCTATGCGGCGTTTGCGCTGATGGCGGCGCTAAGCGCTCGGCGTGAGAGCGGACAGGGTTGCGAAATTCGCGTACCGCTTTCCGATCTCGTGGCGTCGAATCTCAGTCACGTCGGCGCGGTCGCTGAGGTCATGGTCGCCGACGATGATCGCCCGCGCATGGGCAGCGATCTTTATGGCGCCTTCGGCCGCGACTTCACGACCGCTGACGGCGAACGCGTGATGCTCGTGGCGATCTCCTCGCGGCAATGGATTGGCGCTTTGCGTGCCCTAGAGCTCGGCGATGCCGTCGCTGTGCTGGAGCGTGAGCTCGGCGTTTCGTTCGCACGCGACGAAGGTCTGCGCTTCCGGCACCGAGAGCGCCTCTTCGCGCTGTTCGAAGCCGTGATCGCCAAAGGGACGTTGAGCGACCTTGGCCCAGCGTTCGACGCTGCGGGCGTGACCTGGTCTAAGTATCAGACGCTGCATCAAGCCGTGTTTAGTGACGCGCGCTTGTTCACCGCCAACCCGATCTTTCAATCCATTGAGCATCCGAGCGGCCTGCGCTACCCAGCGTCTGGCCCTGCCGGCGCCGTGCAGGGCGCAGCGCGAGGCGCAGTGGCGCCCGCGCCGAAGCTTGGCCAGCATACCGATGAAATTCTGGCTGAGGTCTTGGGTCTAACCGCAGAGGCCATCGGCAAGCTGCGCGACGACGGCGTGGCCGCATAA
- a CDS encoding putative oxidoreductase YncB → MTKSREVRLMKRPVGAPTLDLFELVSVDVPPPGAGEVQVRNHWMAVDPAMRGRMSDAKSYVPPFNLNEAMQGGATGEVIASNDPGFKPGDIVFSRMGWREVFNAPASALRLRDCTILPEQAYLGFAGVTGLTAYVGLFDIAGLKDGDVVFVSAASGGVGSTVCQMAKLKGHKVIGSAGGARKAAFLKDTLKLDEAIDYKAEPSLTKALARAAPEGIDVYFENVGGDHLQAALAVANFQARFALCGMISVYNSTEPPTAPRNLMQAVVKSIRMQGFIALNYMHREEEFLRDVTAWHKAGKLELAETVYDGIDHSLDAFFGLFSGENLGRMLVKLS, encoded by the coding sequence ATGACGAAATCGCGCGAAGTCCGTTTGATGAAGCGTCCCGTCGGCGCGCCTACGCTTGATCTGTTTGAGTTGGTATCCGTCGATGTTCCTCCGCCTGGAGCGGGTGAAGTGCAGGTTCGCAACCATTGGATGGCGGTCGATCCAGCAATGCGTGGGCGCATGAGCGACGCGAAAAGTTACGTGCCGCCGTTTAATCTCAACGAAGCCATGCAAGGCGGCGCGACCGGCGAAGTGATCGCCTCCAACGATCCCGGCTTCAAGCCTGGCGACATCGTATTCTCGCGCATGGGTTGGCGCGAAGTGTTCAACGCGCCGGCAAGCGCGCTCAGGCTGCGTGATTGCACGATTTTGCCGGAGCAAGCCTATCTGGGTTTCGCTGGCGTCACCGGGCTCACAGCTTATGTGGGCCTGTTCGACATCGCCGGGCTTAAGGACGGCGACGTCGTGTTCGTGTCGGCCGCATCTGGCGGCGTCGGTTCCACCGTCTGCCAGATGGCCAAGCTCAAAGGCCACAAAGTGATCGGCTCGGCCGGCGGCGCGCGCAAGGCCGCGTTTCTCAAGGATACGCTTAAGCTCGACGAAGCGATCGACTACAAAGCCGAACCCAGCCTCACCAAAGCGCTCGCGCGCGCCGCGCCTGAGGGTATCGATGTTTATTTCGAGAACGTCGGGGGAGATCATCTGCAGGCGGCTTTGGCAGTCGCCAATTTTCAGGCGCGCTTTGCGCTCTGCGGCATGATCTCGGTTTACAACTCAACCGAACCGCCCACGGCGCCGCGCAATCTGATGCAGGCGGTTGTGAAGAGCATCCGCATGCAAGGCTTCATCGCCTTGAACTATATGCATCGCGAGGAAGAATTCTTGCGGGACGTCACAGCCTGGCACAAGGCCGGCAAACTGGAACTTGCCGAAACCGTCTACGACGGCATTGATCATTCGCTCGACGCCTTTTTCGGACTGTTCAGCGGCGAGAACCTCGGCCGCATGCTGGTGAAGCTCAGCTAG